A section of the Bacillus pumilus genome encodes:
- a CDS encoding NAD kinase: MKFAVSSKGNSVSDTLKNKIQTYLLDFGMELNEEEPDLVITVGGDGTLLYAFHRYSDRLNETAFVGVHTGHLGFYADWVPSEIEKLVLAIAKTPYHIVEYPILEVIVRYNDGGREEKYLAMNECTIKSMEGTLVADVEIRGQLFETFRGDGLCLSTPSGSTAYNKALGGAIIHPSIRAIQLAEMASINNRVFRTVGSPLILPDHHTCVIKPRNDVDFQVTIDHLTLLHKDVKSIQCRVADENVRFARFRPFPFWKRVQDSFIGKGE; the protein is encoded by the coding sequence ATGAAATTTGCAGTTTCTTCAAAAGGGAATTCTGTATCTGACACACTCAAAAATAAAATTCAGACCTACTTATTAGATTTTGGGATGGAACTCAATGAAGAGGAACCAGATCTTGTCATTACGGTTGGTGGAGACGGCACCCTACTTTATGCATTTCACCGTTATAGTGACCGTCTGAATGAAACAGCTTTTGTGGGTGTTCATACAGGTCATCTTGGTTTTTATGCTGACTGGGTGCCAAGTGAAATTGAAAAACTCGTCTTAGCTATTGCGAAAACGCCTTATCACATTGTGGAATATCCGATCTTAGAAGTCATTGTCAGATACAACGACGGCGGCAGAGAAGAGAAATATTTGGCTATGAATGAATGTACGATTAAGAGTATGGAAGGGACACTAGTGGCAGATGTTGAAATTAGGGGTCAGCTGTTTGAAACATTCAGAGGTGACGGTCTTTGTCTGTCTACACCGTCTGGCAGTACAGCTTATAATAAAGCACTTGGTGGCGCTATTATTCACCCTTCCATTAGAGCCATTCAGCTGGCAGAAATGGCTTCCATCAACAACAGAGTGTTTCGAACGGTCGGTTCGCCGCTGATTTTACCGGACCATCATACTTGTGTCATTAAACCGAGGAATGATGTCGATTTTCAGGTAACCATTGATCATTTGACGCTGCTTCATAAGGACGTCAAATCCATTCAATGCCGGGTAGCAGACGAGAATGTCCGTTTTGCCCGATTTAGACCATTTCCGTTTTGGAAAAGGGTGCAAGATTCCTTTATCGGAAAAGGAGAATAA
- a CDS encoding GTP pyrophosphokinase has translation MDKKQWDQFLAPYKQAVEELKVKLKGIRKLYEFEDDHSPVEFVTGRVKPVASILEKAKRKDIPMHEIETMQDIAGLRIMCQFVEDIQVVKKMLQSRKDFVVVDKRDYIAEHKESGYRSYHLVVLYPLQTINGEKQLLVEIQIRTLAMNFWATIEHSLNYKYSGNIPEKVKLRLQRASEAASLLDDEMSEIRGEIQEAQVAFSRKKKNDS, from the coding sequence ATGGACAAAAAACAATGGGATCAATTCCTCGCACCGTATAAACAAGCAGTCGAAGAATTAAAAGTGAAACTAAAAGGCATTCGAAAGCTGTATGAATTCGAGGATGACCATTCACCAGTAGAATTTGTCACAGGCCGAGTGAAACCCGTTGCCAGCATATTAGAAAAGGCAAAGCGTAAAGATATTCCAATGCATGAAATTGAAACGATGCAGGATATTGCTGGGCTTCGCATTATGTGCCAGTTTGTAGAAGACATACAAGTCGTGAAAAAAATGCTTCAGTCACGAAAAGACTTCGTGGTTGTTGATAAACGCGACTATATTGCAGAGCATAAAGAAAGCGGATACCGTTCGTACCACCTTGTTGTGTTATATCCGTTGCAAACGATCAACGGAGAGAAGCAGCTCCTTGTCGAAATCCAAATTCGTACACTTGCGATGAATTTTTGGGCGACGATTGAGCACTCTCTGAATTATAAATATAGCGGGAATATCCCGGAGAAAGTCAAGCTGCGCCTTCAAAGAGCTTCTGAGGCAGCGTCTCTTCTTGATGATGAGATGTCTGAAATTAGAGGGGAAATTCAAGAAGCACAAGTAGCATTTTCCCGGAAAAAGAAAAACGATAGCTGA